The following are encoded in a window of Arvicanthis niloticus isolate mArvNil1 chromosome 1, mArvNil1.pat.X, whole genome shotgun sequence genomic DNA:
- the Sfxn3 gene encoding sideroflexin-3 isoform X1, giving the protein MGDLPLDINIQEPRWDQSTFLGRARHFFTVTDPRNLLLSRDQLEASRNIVQNYRAGVVTPGLTEDQLWRAKYVYDSAFHPDTGEKVVLIGRMSAQVPMNMTITGCMLTFYRKTPTVVFWQWVNQSFNAIVNYSNRSGDAAITVRQLGTAYVSATTGAVATALGLKSLTKHLPPLVGRFVPFAAVAAANCINIPLMRQRELQVGIPVTDEAGQRLGHSVTAAKQGIFQVVISRIGMAIPAMAIPPVIMNTLEKKDFLKRRPWLGAPLQVGLVGFCLVFATPLCCALFPQRSSIQVNRLEPELRAQIQAQNPSIDVVYYNKGL; this is encoded by the exons ACCGATCCCCGAAATCTGCTGCTGTCCCGGGATCAGCTGGAAGCTTCCCGGAACATCGTTCAGAATTACAG GGCTGGTGTGGTAACCCCAGGGCTCACTGAGGACCAGCTATGGAGAGCCAAATACGTGTATGACTCAGCATTCCATCCGGACACGGGGGAGAAGGTGGTCTTGATTGGCCGCATGTCAGCCCAGGTGCCCATGAACATGACCATTACTGGCTGCATGCTTACCTTCTACAG GAAGACTCCAACTGTGGTGTTCTGGCAGTGGGTGAATCAGTCCTTCAATGCTATTGTGAATTACTCTAATCGCAGTGGGGACGCTGCCATCACTGTGCG GCAGTTGGGAACAGCCTATGTGAGTGCCACCACTGGGGCTGTGGCTACTGCTTTGGGACTCAAGTCTCTCACCAAG caCCTACCCCCACTAGTCGGTCGATTCGTGCCCTTTGCAGCTGTGGCCGCTGCCAACTGCATCAACATCCCCCTGATGAGGCAGAG gGAGCTGCAGGTGGGCATTCCAGTGACTGATGAGGCTGGTCAGAGGCTTGGCCACTCGGTGACTGCTGCCAAACAGGGAATCTTCCAGGTGGTGATATCGAGAATCGGCATGGCGATTCCTGCCATGG CCATTCCCCCGGTGATCATGAACACTCTGGAGAAGAAAGATTTTCTGAAG CGCCGCCCCTGGCTGGGGGCGCCCCTGCAGGTGGGACTGGTAGGCTTCTG CTTGGTATTTGCCACACCCCTGTGCTGCGCTCTGTTCCCTCAGAGAAG CTCCATACAAGTGAACAGGCTGGAGCCGGAGCTGAGAGCTCAGATCCAAGCACAAAACCCCAGCATCGATGTGGTTTACTACAACAAGGGGCTCTGA